From the Paenibacillus sp. FSL H8-0548 genome, one window contains:
- a CDS encoding carbohydrate kinase: MSKLYTIGEALIDFIPDTRGIELKNVTGFTKEAGGAPANVACVVAKLGGSSAFIGKLGIDAFGDFLVETMQAIGVDTSHVFRTNETNTALAFVSLKADGDRDFSFYRNPSADMLLSEDEIDGEWFAAGDILHYCSVDLIEAPVKYAHLRAIEAMKAAGGMISFDPNVRLPLWADQEQCRQTILEFIPLSHLVKISSDELSFITGIENEKEAIASLFVGDVQAVVYTKGSEGAVWHTPSYEVSVPGQKVIVKDTTGAGDAFIGALLYQLQIDKGTVEGLTAEHAKRIVAFANAAAALTTTRAGAISSLPELHELPSL; this comes from the coding sequence CTGTCTAAGCTGTATACGATTGGTGAAGCGTTAATTGATTTTATTCCAGATACGCGGGGCATTGAGCTAAAGAACGTGACCGGCTTTACGAAGGAGGCTGGCGGTGCTCCTGCTAACGTAGCTTGCGTGGTTGCGAAGCTGGGTGGGAGCAGTGCTTTTATCGGTAAGCTCGGAATAGATGCGTTTGGTGATTTTCTTGTAGAAACGATGCAGGCCATCGGTGTGGATACGAGCCATGTATTTCGGACGAATGAGACGAACACGGCGCTTGCTTTTGTCAGCTTAAAGGCAGACGGTGATCGGGATTTTTCCTTTTATCGAAACCCAAGCGCCGACATGCTGCTTTCAGAGGATGAGATCGACGGAGAATGGTTTGCAGCAGGAGACATATTGCACTATTGCTCAGTTGATCTTATAGAAGCTCCTGTTAAGTATGCCCATCTGAGGGCGATCGAAGCGATGAAGGCAGCAGGCGGCATGATTAGCTTTGATCCAAACGTCCGGCTTCCGCTATGGGCGGATCAGGAGCAGTGCAGGCAAACGATTTTGGAGTTTATTCCATTAAGCCATCTGGTGAAAATAAGCTCCGACGAGCTTTCCTTTATTACTGGCATCGAGAATGAGAAGGAAGCTATTGCTTCTTTGTTTGTAGGCGATGTGCAGGCGGTTGTCTATACAAAGGGCTCGGAGGGGGCAGTTTGGCATACGCCTTCTTATGAAGTATCTGTTCCGGGCCAGAAGGTAATAGTTAAGGATACGACTGGAGCTGGCGATGCTTTTATTGGGGCATTGCTGTATCAGCTTCAAATAGATAAAGGGACGGTTGAGGGACTTACGGCTGAGCATGCGAAACGGATCGTTGCTTTTGCGAATGCCGCCGCCGCGCTGACGACGACAAGAGCAGGGGCGATTTCCTCACTGCCTGAATTGCACGAGCTTCCATCTCTGTAA
- a CDS encoding glycoside hydrolase family 32 protein, whose product MYTRENADAFVAERKYLLKDEYRLNFHLMSEFGWMNDPNGFIYYNGEYHMFYQHYPYQPVWGPMHWGHAVSRDLMTWRHLPVALAPDQTYDRDGCFSGSAFEREGKLYLMYTGHIVTGPDRDNDYRQNQNIAVSEDGIHFEKLASNPIISAEDIPAGASQKDFRDPKVFERDGTYYVVLGSNDGQGHGLILLYRSDDLVDWTIVGEIARGDEELGDNWECPDLFELGGQDVLVMSPQRMPAQGDNYHNLHSTTYMIGRLDIEQSSFNYDRYEPVDYGFDYYAPQTTVDEKGRRIIMAWMETWESEIPTQLGHYWAGAMTLPREVVLQGESLLFKPVEETKAYRQNGYETGGVPLSGIKDMEVSGDCYELEVVFKADQAEEFGLKLRVHGEEETVLSYLSAEETFRFNRDKSGIGLGGERRAKVALKDGLLALNIFVDKSSVEVFIQGGEKVMTGRIYPGTHSLGIQAYSEGACSMLSFKKWDMK is encoded by the coding sequence TTGTACACCAGAGAAAATGCCGATGCATTCGTAGCTGAGCGTAAATATTTGCTTAAAGATGAATACCGGCTTAACTTTCATTTAATGAGCGAGTTTGGCTGGATGAATGATCCTAACGGCTTTATTTACTACAATGGAGAATATCATATGTTTTATCAGCATTATCCATACCAGCCGGTATGGGGCCCGATGCACTGGGGACATGCGGTTAGCCGGGATCTTATGACGTGGAGGCATCTGCCTGTTGCGCTAGCGCCGGATCAGACTTATGATCGCGACGGCTGCTTCTCCGGCAGCGCTTTTGAGCGGGAAGGCAAGCTTTATTTGATGTATACCGGACACATTGTAACAGGACCAGATAGAGATAACGATTACCGCCAAAATCAAAATATAGCCGTATCCGAGGATGGTATCCATTTCGAGAAGCTGGCTTCCAACCCGATCATTAGTGCCGAAGATATACCAGCTGGCGCAAGCCAAAAGGATTTTCGCGATCCAAAGGTGTTCGAGCGTGATGGCACCTATTATGTGGTGCTAGGCTCTAATGACGGGCAGGGTCACGGGTTGATTTTATTATATCGCTCTGATGATTTAGTAGATTGGACTATAGTGGGTGAAATCGCACGGGGCGATGAGGAGCTTGGCGATAATTGGGAATGTCCAGATCTGTTTGAGCTGGGCGGGCAAGATGTACTTGTGATGTCGCCGCAGCGCATGCCTGCACAAGGAGACAACTATCATAATTTACACTCCACCACTTATATGATTGGACGATTGGATATCGAGCAAAGCAGCTTTAACTACGATCGTTATGAGCCCGTTGACTACGGCTTTGATTATTATGCTCCGCAGACGACGGTTGACGAGAAGGGCAGACGTATCATCATGGCCTGGATGGAGACTTGGGAAAGCGAAATTCCGACACAGCTGGGCCATTATTGGGCAGGCGCGATGACGCTGCCACGCGAGGTTGTTTTGCAAGGCGAGTCGTTATTGTTCAAGCCTGTGGAGGAAACGAAAGCTTATCGTCAGAATGGCTATGAGACTGGCGGTGTTCCTTTATCAGGCATTAAAGATATGGAAGTCAGTGGGGACTGCTACGAGCTTGAGGTCGTTTTTAAAGCGGATCAAGCGGAGGAGTTTGGCTTGAAGCTGCGGGTGCACGGCGAGGAAGAGACGGTACTGTCCTATCTTTCGGCAGAGGAGACTTTCCGATTTAACCGTGATAAGTCTGGCATCGGTCTTGGCGGAGAGCGCAGAGCTAAGGTAGCGCTGAAGGATGGATTGCTCGCGTTGAACATTTTTGTAGATAAATCCTCTGTTGAGGTATTTATTCAAGGCGGCGAGAAGGTTATGACCGGCAGAATTTATCCTGGTACTCATTCGCTAGGCATTCAAGCGTATAGCGAAGGTGCATGTTCTATGTTATCTTTTAAGAAATGGGACATGAAGTAG